Proteins from a single region of Starkeya sp. ORNL1:
- the dmeF gene encoding CDF family Co(II)/Ni(II) efflux transporter DmeF encodes MTDSTLAPGATHSHVFLGGDHARNERRTWLVIALTATMMVAEITAGSLFGSMALIADGWHMSTHAGAMLISALAYRFARQHAHDPRFTFGTGRVGELAGFASAIVLALIALLIAWESFLRLTSPVPIAFGDAILVAAVGLGVNLVCAWLLRDDHSHHHDHDHGHAHAHGGHAHDSNIRAAYLHVLADALTSILAIAALAAGSLYGWLWLDPMIGIVGALVIARWSWGLIRDAGGVLVDYVPEREELPGEIRAAIEGGNETITDLHVWQVGPGHHAAIVVVASSAPQPPAAYKAKLAHLHELSHVTIEVSRAA; translated from the coding sequence ATGACCGACAGCACTCTGGCGCCGGGCGCCACGCACAGCCACGTCTTCCTCGGCGGCGACCACGCCCGCAATGAGCGCCGCACCTGGCTGGTGATCGCGCTCACCGCCACCATGATGGTGGCCGAGATCACTGCCGGCAGCCTGTTCGGCTCGATGGCGCTGATCGCCGATGGCTGGCACATGTCGACCCATGCCGGCGCCATGCTGATCAGCGCGCTGGCCTATCGCTTCGCCCGCCAGCACGCGCACGATCCGCGCTTCACCTTCGGTACCGGGCGGGTCGGCGAACTCGCCGGCTTTGCCAGCGCCATCGTGCTCGCCCTCATCGCGCTGCTGATCGCCTGGGAGAGCTTCCTGCGGCTTACCAGCCCGGTGCCGATCGCCTTCGGTGACGCCATCCTCGTCGCCGCGGTCGGGCTCGGCGTGAACCTGGTCTGCGCCTGGCTGTTGAGGGACGATCACAGCCACCACCATGACCACGATCATGGCCATGCGCACGCCCATGGTGGCCACGCCCATGACAGCAACATCCGCGCTGCCTATCTGCATGTACTGGCGGACGCGCTGACCTCGATCCTCGCCATCGCCGCACTCGCTGCCGGCAGCCTCTATGGCTGGCTGTGGCTGGACCCGATGATCGGCATTGTCGGCGCGCTGGTCATTGCCCGCTGGTCGTGGGGGCTGATCCGCGATGCCGGCGGCGTGCTGGTGGATTACGTGCCCGAGCGCGAGGAACTGCCCGGCGAGATTCGCGCCGCCATCGAGGGCGGCAACGAGACCATCACCGATCTGCATGTCTGGCAGGTCGGGCCCGGCCACCATGCGGCGATCGTCGTCGTGGCTTCCTCGGCGCCGCAGCCGCCCGCCGCCTACAAGGCCAAGCTCGCGCATTTGCACGAGCTGTCGCATGTGACGATCGAGGTGAGCCGGGCGGCGTGA
- a CDS encoding AtzE family amidohydrolase, which yields MLAKDSALAIAAAVREGKVSARAVTEATLARIAALNPVLNAFTAVTTERALREADAVDSARAEGRALGALAGVPFAVKNLFDLEGLPTLAGSKINRDHPPAARDAALVEKLTAAGAVCVGALNMGEYAYDFTGENLHDGPSRNPHDPTHMTGGSSGGSGAAVGGRLVPLSLGSDTNGSIRVPSSFCGIFGLKPTYGRLSRARSFPFVASFDHLGPFARNVQDLAASYDALLGHDPDDAASAQVPAAPVSPSLSHGADGLRIAVLGGWFARQGTPQAYDAVARAASALGATATIELPEVERARAAAYVISMAEGASLHLDRLRERPLDFDPAVRERLLAGAVLPGSWIVKAQKFRRWYRDRVLAIMAEWDVLIAPATPVPAPEIGQKSFVLDGKEMLVRPNIGIYTQPISFIGLPVVAAPIPTPGTLPIAVQLIAAPWREDAALRAAAVLEAAGVAYALAPVV from the coding sequence CTGCTCGCAAAGGATTCCGCGCTCGCCATCGCGGCGGCGGTGCGCGAAGGCAAGGTCAGCGCCCGCGCGGTGACGGAAGCGACACTGGCGCGTATCGCCGCGCTCAACCCGGTGCTCAACGCCTTCACCGCGGTCACCACGGAGCGCGCGCTGCGCGAGGCCGACGCGGTGGATAGCGCGCGGGCCGAGGGCAGGGCGCTCGGCGCTCTGGCCGGGGTGCCGTTCGCGGTGAAGAACCTGTTCGATCTGGAGGGCCTGCCGACGCTCGCCGGCTCGAAGATCAATCGCGACCATCCGCCCGCCGCGCGCGACGCGGCGCTGGTGGAGAAGCTCACCGCTGCCGGGGCGGTGTGCGTCGGCGCCCTGAATATGGGCGAGTACGCCTATGATTTCACCGGCGAGAACCTGCATGACGGCCCCTCGCGCAACCCGCACGACCCGACGCACATGACCGGCGGCTCGTCCGGCGGCTCCGGTGCGGCGGTCGGCGGGCGGCTGGTGCCGCTCTCGCTCGGCTCCGACACCAATGGCTCGATCCGGGTGCCGTCCTCCTTCTGCGGCATATTCGGGCTGAAGCCGACTTATGGGCGGCTGTCGCGGGCGCGCAGCTTCCCGTTCGTCGCCAGCTTCGACCATCTCGGCCCCTTCGCCCGCAATGTCCAAGATCTCGCCGCCAGCTATGACGCGCTGCTCGGCCATGATCCGGACGATGCGGCCAGCGCGCAGGTGCCGGCGGCGCCGGTCTCGCCCAGCCTGTCGCATGGCGCCGACGGCCTGCGCATCGCCGTGCTCGGCGGCTGGTTCGCCCGGCAGGGCACGCCCCAGGCCTATGACGCCGTGGCCCGCGCGGCGTCCGCGCTTGGTGCGACCGCGACCATCGAGTTGCCGGAAGTCGAGCGCGCCCGCGCCGCGGCCTATGTCATCTCCATGGCGGAAGGCGCTTCGCTCCATCTCGACCGGCTGCGCGAGCGCCCGCTCGATTTCGATCCGGCGGTGCGTGAGCGGCTGCTGGCCGGCGCGGTGCTGCCCGGCTCCTGGATCGTCAAGGCGCAGAAGTTCCGCCGCTGGTATCGCGACCGCGTGCTGGCGATCATGGCCGAGTGGGACGTGCTGATCGCCCCGGCGACGCCGGTGCCGGCTCCGGAAATCGGCCAGAAGAGCTTCGTGCTCGACGGCAAGGAGATGCTGGTGCGCCCGAACATCGGCATCTACACCCAGCCCATCTCTTTCATCGGCCTGCCGGTGGTGGCGGCGCCGATACCGACGCCGGGTACGCTGCCGATCGCGGTCCAGCTCATCGCCGCGCCGTGGCGCGAGGATGCGGCGCTCAGGGCGGCGGCGGTGCTTGAGGCGGCGGGGGTGGCGTACGCGCTGGCGCCGGTGGTTTAG
- a CDS encoding DUF4089 domain-containing protein has translation MNVQPPTPDLGAFLDAALAVVRLPLEAELRERVLVHLGIAAGMADLVLDFPLEDEAEPAPVYQP, from the coding sequence ATGAATGTGCAGCCGCCGACCCCGGATCTCGGGGCCTTCCTCGATGCCGCGCTAGCGGTGGTGCGGCTGCCGCTCGAAGCGGAATTGCGCGAGCGGGTGCTGGTACATCTCGGCATTGCCGCCGGCATGGCCGACCTGGTGCTCGACTTCCCGCTGGAGGACGAGGCCGAGCCGGCCCCGGTGTACCAGCCGTGA
- a CDS encoding ionic transporter: MTADEIEHLPPRAAGEQAAAVSQETLDRTPPDQEAVNTRWISAVLSPIAALALGILLGLKDSVFGHLPNAVEIALTLLALAWVFWLVFAVQGHAEAVAHRIGEPYGTLVLTLSVTVIEASVIVSVMLSGVPNPTLARESVFSTVMIVCAGILGVCLTVGGWRHVHQDLKRQGTSALLAVVVALSVLTLILPDYTLTAGIGLYSDVQLVFVSTLCLLLYGSFVFAQMTRHRDDFLDEPQSRHHAPAVMGGSLARSALLLAVGLIGIVLLAEYVASGLEDALVDFNFGQKDAVIGAFIATLVLMPETVAAIRASLGNELQRSLNIALGSACATIGLTVPVVAAVSLFTGSELTLGLGPGDTVLLMLALAISMISFGTGRTTVLTGAVHLVVFVAYLMLIALP; encoded by the coding sequence ATGACCGCCGATGAAATCGAGCATTTGCCGCCACGAGCGGCCGGGGAGCAGGCGGCAGCTGTGTCCCAGGAAACGCTCGACAGGACGCCTCCCGATCAGGAGGCAGTCAATACAAGATGGATTTCGGCGGTTCTCAGCCCCATTGCCGCGCTGGCGCTCGGCATTCTGCTCGGTCTCAAGGATTCTGTTTTTGGCCATCTGCCGAATGCGGTCGAGATCGCCCTGACCCTGCTGGCGCTCGCCTGGGTGTTCTGGCTGGTGTTCGCCGTCCAGGGGCATGCCGAAGCCGTCGCGCACAGGATCGGCGAGCCCTACGGAACGCTGGTGCTCACCCTTTCGGTGACCGTGATCGAGGCTTCGGTCATCGTCTCGGTCATGTTGAGCGGCGTGCCAAATCCGACGCTTGCGCGTGAATCGGTGTTCTCGACGGTGATGATCGTCTGTGCCGGCATACTTGGCGTATGTCTCACCGTCGGCGGCTGGCGGCACGTCCATCAGGATCTCAAACGCCAGGGCACCAGCGCGTTGCTTGCCGTGGTCGTCGCATTGTCCGTGCTGACGCTCATACTGCCGGACTATACGCTGACCGCAGGGATCGGCCTGTACTCCGACGTGCAGCTTGTCTTCGTGAGCACGCTCTGTCTTCTCCTGTATGGCAGTTTCGTCTTCGCGCAGATGACACGGCATCGCGACGACTTCCTCGACGAACCGCAATCGAGGCACCATGCCCCGGCGGTCATGGGCGGTAGCCTTGCCAGGAGCGCGCTGTTGCTGGCGGTTGGCCTGATCGGCATCGTGCTGCTTGCCGAATATGTCGCGTCCGGGCTGGAGGACGCCCTCGTCGATTTCAATTTCGGCCAGAAGGATGCGGTTATCGGCGCCTTCATCGCCACGCTTGTGCTGATGCCGGAAACCGTGGCGGCGATTCGGGCATCGCTCGGAAACGAGTTGCAGCGCAGCCTCAACATCGCGCTCGGGTCGGCCTGCGCCACGATCGGGCTCACCGTGCCGGTCGTGGCCGCGGTGAGCCTTTTCACCGGCAGCGAGTTGACGCTCGGCCTCGGTCCCGGTGACACCGTCCTCCTGATGCTCGCTCTCGCCATCAGCATGATCAGCTTCGGGACCGGACGCACGACGGTATTGACCGGAGCCGTCCATCTCGTGGTCTTCGTGGCCTACCTGATGCTGATCGCGCTTCCGTAG
- a CDS encoding VanZ family protein, producing MDRLSRLLRAAAIACTLAILVLSLLPAQDLRRTGAPHGVEHAAAYLGTCFIYLLALRPRRPAMYLLPFLFLCALAAVMEFAQQFIPGRGAHVSDFAMSALGALLGLLAYRLAGWISPRPAHE from the coding sequence ATGGATCGTCTCTCCCGACTGCTTCGCGCCGCCGCGATCGCCTGCACCCTGGCTATTCTGGTATTGTCGCTGCTGCCCGCGCAGGATCTGAGGAGAACCGGTGCCCCGCACGGCGTGGAGCACGCGGCGGCCTATCTCGGAACCTGCTTCATCTACCTGCTGGCACTGCGTCCGCGACGGCCCGCCATGTACCTGCTGCCGTTCCTGTTCCTCTGCGCGCTGGCAGCAGTGATGGAGTTCGCGCAGCAATTCATTCCCGGCCGCGGCGCCCATGTTTCCGATTTCGCGATGAGCGCGCTGGGCGCGCTTCTCGGCTTATTGGCCTATAGGCTTGCGGGATGGATAAGCCCGCGGCCCGCACATGAATGA
- a CDS encoding hybrid sensor histidine kinase/response regulator: MTISGSISGRTVSGQPVSGQPVSGQPVSGQPVSGQVLLLAPHGRDAAIATALVRDAGLAAVTCRDIAEFHAAIDNETYFAVATQEALIAADLRPLQAYLAQQPTWSDLPFVVLTHHAGGPDRTPGAALLSEMLGNVTFLERPFHPTTFISVARTAHKGRLRQFEARARIDELHEGEQRLQTALVAGRLGSLEFDLETGVLSTSATCKSLFGRRADEGLSYQDLVASIHPDDRGRTLEAVQRSITSGIDYAIEYRTVWPDGTVRWVEIRARMVFDRKGAKRRLVGVASDVTARRNAEEEMRGLNEVLESRVAERTAELNAAHAVVLAEIEQRKRTEEQLRQVQKIEMIGQLTGGVAHDFNNLLMAVLGNLELLRKQVPLDPRAARLVDGAVQGAQRGAALTQRLLAFARRQDLDVVPTDLGNLVRGMGNLLERSVGSQIELQMSIPDDLPRALIDANQIELALLNLAVNARDAMPDGGVLSIALDAVKVGAREPGTRDDIAPGDYVRLRVVDTGEGMDAKTLAKATEPFFSTKELGKGTGLGLSMIHGLAVQLNGALRLSSEPGRGTVAEIWVPVTAEPAPAAPLALAAIEDAPRATILVVDDDALISMSTVEMLEDLGHEVIEANSGDRALEILENNRIDLLITDFSMPKMNGAQLAVAAREINPGLPILLASGYAELPANINIELPRIAKPYQQSQLATEIARVLKAPVM; encoded by the coding sequence ATGACGATCTCGGGTTCGATTTCAGGGCGAACAGTCTCAGGGCAGCCTGTTTCAGGGCAGCCTGTTTCAGGGCAGCCTGTTTCAGGGCAACCTGTTTCAGGGCAGGTCCTGCTTCTGGCGCCGCATGGGCGCGACGCGGCCATTGCGACCGCGCTGGTGCGCGATGCCGGGCTGGCGGCGGTCACGTGCCGCGACATCGCCGAGTTCCACGCCGCCATCGACAACGAGACCTACTTCGCGGTGGCGACGCAGGAGGCGCTGATCGCGGCAGACCTGCGCCCGCTCCAGGCCTATCTGGCGCAGCAGCCCACCTGGTCGGACCTGCCCTTCGTGGTGCTGACCCACCATGCCGGCGGCCCCGACCGCACGCCGGGAGCGGCGCTGCTGTCGGAAATGCTCGGCAACGTCACTTTCCTGGAACGGCCGTTCCACCCCACCACCTTCATCAGCGTCGCTCGAACCGCGCACAAGGGACGGCTGCGCCAGTTCGAGGCGCGCGCACGCATCGACGAACTGCATGAAGGCGAGCAGCGGCTGCAGACCGCGCTGGTGGCCGGCCGGCTGGGCTCGCTGGAGTTCGATCTGGAGACCGGGGTGCTCAGCACCTCGGCGACGTGCAAGTCGCTGTTCGGTCGCCGCGCGGACGAGGGCCTCAGCTATCAGGACCTCGTCGCGTCGATCCATCCGGACGACCGTGGCCGCACGCTGGAGGCGGTGCAGCGGAGCATCACGAGCGGGATCGACTATGCGATCGAGTATCGCACGGTCTGGCCGGACGGAACGGTGCGCTGGGTCGAGATCCGGGCGCGCATGGTGTTCGACCGCAAGGGCGCCAAGCGCCGGCTGGTCGGGGTGGCCAGCGACGTCACGGCGCGGCGCAATGCCGAAGAAGAGATGCGCGGCCTCAATGAAGTGCTGGAGAGCCGGGTTGCCGAGCGCACCGCCGAACTGAATGCTGCCCATGCCGTCGTGCTCGCCGAGATTGAGCAGCGCAAGCGCACCGAGGAGCAACTCCGGCAGGTGCAGAAGATCGAGATGATCGGCCAGCTTACCGGCGGCGTGGCGCACGATTTCAACAATCTGCTGATGGCGGTGCTGGGCAATCTGGAGCTGCTGCGCAAGCAGGTGCCGCTCGATCCGCGCGCCGCCCGGCTGGTCGACGGTGCGGTGCAGGGCGCGCAGCGCGGCGCCGCGCTCACCCAGCGCCTGCTCGCCTTCGCCCGGCGCCAGGACCTCGATGTGGTGCCGACCGATCTCGGCAATCTGGTACGCGGCATGGGCAATCTGCTGGAGCGTTCTGTCGGGTCGCAGATCGAGTTGCAGATGAGCATACCCGACGATCTGCCGCGGGCGCTGATCGACGCCAACCAGATCGAGCTCGCGCTGCTGAACCTCGCCGTCAATGCACGTGACGCCATGCCGGACGGCGGCGTGCTGTCGATTGCGCTCGACGCCGTCAAGGTGGGCGCGCGAGAGCCGGGCACGCGCGATGACATCGCCCCCGGCGACTATGTCCGCCTGCGGGTCGTCGACACCGGCGAGGGCATGGACGCCAAGACGCTGGCCAAGGCGACGGAGCCGTTCTTCTCCACCAAGGAACTCGGCAAGGGCACCGGGCTCGGCCTCTCCATGATCCACGGCCTCGCGGTGCAGCTGAACGGTGCGCTGCGGCTCTCCAGCGAGCCCGGTCGCGGAACCGTGGCCGAGATCTGGGTGCCCGTCACCGCCGAACCCGCGCCGGCGGCACCCCTGGCGCTCGCCGCCATCGAGGACGCGCCGCGGGCCACCATCCTGGTGGTCGATGACGACGCGCTGATCTCGATGAGCACGGTCGAAATGCTGGAGGATCTCGGCCACGAGGTGATCGAGGCCAATTCCGGCGACCGGGCGCTGGAGATACTGGAGAACAACCGGATCGACCTGCTGATCACCGATTTCTCCATGCCGAAGATGAACGGGGCTCAGCTGGCGGTGGCGGCGCGCGAGATCAATCCCGGCCTGCCGATCCTGCTGGCATCGGGCTATGCCGAACTGCCGGCGAACATCAATATCGAGCTGCCCCGCATCGCCAAGCCGTACCAGCAGAGCCAGCTCGCGACCGAGATCGCCCGGGTGCTGAAGGCGCCCGTCATGTAG
- a CDS encoding ATPase domain-containing protein, whose amino-acid sequence MDVVNPVRKARTGVPGLDDILAGGFREGHVFLLEGSPGTGKTTIALRFLIEGAAEGERGLYITLSETDRELREGARSHGWVLDDNIEVFELVPPESLLDADEQQSLLYSSDLELGETTKQIFEVFERVKPARVVLDSLSEIRLLAQSSLRYRRQILSLKHYFARHGATVLMLDDRTSDTADKTAHSVVHGVVQLEELTPDYGAERRRLRVSKYRGQAYRGGYHDFTIKTGGVAVFPRLVAAEHRTGFARRQMTSGVSQLDALLGGGIEQGSSTLVLGPAGTGKSTFVLQFVAAAVANGEKAAMFIFDEEMGLLFDRTRPMGFDLQAMRDTGNLHIEQVDAAELSPGEFEHRVRERVKGMGARTVVIDSLNGYQAAMPEENSLILHIHELLQYLNRQGANTFLTVAQHGLVGDMKAPVDVTYLADTVILLRYFEALGKVRRAVSVIKKRTGMHEDTIREFRIGDGGLSLGAPLNEFQGILRGVPTFVGSASPLLTKP is encoded by the coding sequence ATGGACGTCGTAAATCCCGTGCGCAAGGCGCGCACCGGCGTTCCCGGGCTGGACGACATATTGGCTGGCGGGTTCCGCGAAGGCCACGTCTTCCTGCTGGAGGGCTCGCCCGGTACCGGCAAGACCACCATTGCACTGCGCTTCCTGATCGAGGGCGCGGCGGAGGGCGAGCGCGGGCTCTACATCACGCTGTCGGAGACCGATCGCGAGCTGCGCGAAGGCGCGCGGTCCCATGGCTGGGTGCTCGACGACAATATCGAGGTGTTCGAGCTGGTGCCGCCGGAAAGCCTGCTCGACGCCGACGAGCAGCAGAGCCTGCTCTATTCCTCGGACCTCGAACTGGGCGAGACCACCAAGCAGATCTTCGAGGTGTTCGAGCGCGTCAAGCCGGCGCGGGTGGTGCTCGACAGCCTGTCGGAGATTCGCCTGCTGGCGCAGAGCTCACTGCGCTATCGGCGCCAGATCCTGTCGCTGAAGCATTATTTCGCCCGGCACGGCGCCACCGTGCTCATGCTGGATGACCGCACCTCCGATACCGCCGACAAGACCGCGCACAGCGTGGTGCATGGCGTCGTTCAGCTGGAGGAGCTGACGCCCGATTATGGCGCCGAGCGGCGGCGCCTCAGGGTGTCCAAATATCGCGGCCAGGCCTATCGCGGCGGCTATCACGACTTCACCATCAAGACTGGCGGGGTCGCGGTTTTCCCACGTCTCGTCGCCGCCGAACATCGCACCGGATTCGCCCGCCGTCAGATGACGAGCGGCGTATCCCAGCTGGACGCGCTGCTGGGCGGCGGCATCGAGCAAGGCTCGAGCACGCTCGTGCTCGGGCCGGCCGGCACCGGAAAAAGCACGTTCGTCTTGCAGTTCGTCGCGGCGGCGGTCGCCAATGGCGAGAAAGCGGCGATGTTCATCTTCGACGAGGAAATGGGCCTGCTGTTCGACCGTACCCGCCCGATGGGCTTCGATCTCCAGGCCATGCGTGACACCGGCAATCTGCATATCGAGCAGGTCGACGCCGCCGAGCTCTCGCCCGGTGAATTCGAGCACCGGGTGCGGGAGCGGGTCAAGGGAATGGGCGCGCGCACCGTAGTCATCGACAGTCTCAATGGCTATCAGGCGGCGATGCCCGAGGAGAACTCGCTGATCCTGCACATCCATGAGCTGCTGCAGTATCTGAACCGGCAGGGCGCCAACACCTTCCTGACCGTGGCGCAGCATGGCCTGGTCGGCGACATGAAGGCACCGGTCGATGTCACCTACCTCGCCGACACCGTGATCCTGCTTCGCTATTTCGAGGCGCTCGGCAAGGTCCGGCGCGCGGTTTCGGTGATCAAGAAGCGCACCGGCATGCATGAGGACACCATCCGCGAATTCCGCATCGGCGACGGCGGCCTGAGCCTGGGCGCGCCGCTCAACGAGTTCCAGGGGATCCTTCGTGGCGTGCCGACGTTTGTAGGAAGTGCTTCCCCCCTCCTGACCAAGCCGTGA
- a CDS encoding GFA family protein, whose translation MPMRYEGGCLCRTVRYVSDAAPINERICHCRLCQRAIGASFNARLLFRIEDVSIEGPVRTYNSSQSLKRGFCPECGTTLFSMRESAGVMGITAGSLDDPGLFKPADHIWTSSRQPWLCLSDGLTEYPEAP comes from the coding sequence ATGCCGATGCGCTACGAAGGCGGCTGCCTGTGCCGCACCGTTCGCTATGTCTCAGATGCCGCGCCGATCAATGAGCGCATCTGCCATTGCCGGCTGTGCCAGCGCGCCATCGGCGCCAGCTTCAATGCGCGGCTGCTGTTCCGCATCGAGGACGTAAGCATCGAGGGTCCGGTGCGGACCTATAATTCCTCACAATCGCTGAAGCGTGGCTTCTGCCCGGAATGCGGCACCACGCTGTTCTCGATGCGCGAGAGCGCCGGCGTCATGGGCATCACCGCCGGCTCGCTCGACGACCCCGGCCTGTTCAAGCCGGCCGACCATATCTGGACCTCGTCCCGGCAGCCCTGGCTGTGCTTGTCCGACGGCCTGACCGAATATCCGGAAGCGCCCTGA
- a CDS encoding class I SAM-dependent methyltransferase, whose translation MSAFDEVSAAIWRGYGVLDNFQADQHAPDDQGWNSDHVFLGDTMTSERPRVVVELGVWKGASTMTMAATLREHGIDGCVVAVDTWLGSSEHWMKDMHRSDMRFENGYPRMYYTFLANIVANGFARHVVPLPLDSANAAIVMRKSGVSADVVHIDGAHDYESTLSDLKRWWEILKPGGVMIVDDYDSRGRIWQTVRRAVDDFLAVTPHTDFEWRPVKARFRKVEVAGEGPAGAA comes from the coding sequence GTGAGCGCTTTCGATGAGGTATCCGCCGCGATCTGGCGCGGCTACGGCGTGCTCGATAATTTCCAGGCGGACCAGCATGCGCCCGACGACCAGGGCTGGAATTCCGACCACGTCTTCCTCGGCGACACCATGACCAGCGAGCGCCCGCGGGTGGTGGTCGAGCTCGGCGTCTGGAAAGGCGCCTCGACCATGACCATGGCGGCGACCTTGCGCGAGCACGGCATCGATGGCTGCGTGGTCGCGGTCGATACCTGGCTGGGTTCGAGCGAGCACTGGATGAAGGACATGCACCGTTCCGACATGCGGTTCGAGAACGGCTATCCGCGCATGTACTACACCTTCCTCGCCAACATCGTCGCCAACGGCTTCGCCCGGCACGTGGTGCCGCTGCCGCTGGATTCCGCCAACGCCGCCATCGTGATGCGCAAGTCAGGGGTCTCCGCCGACGTCGTGCACATCGACGGCGCCCACGACTACGAATCCACCCTCTCGGACCTCAAGCGCTGGTGGGAGATCCTGAAGCCCGGCGGCGTCATGATCGTCGACGATTACGATTCACGCGGCCGGATCTGGCAGACGGTGCGCCGTGCGGTCGACGATTTCCTCGCCGTGACCCCGCACACCGATTTCGAGTGGCGGCCGGTGAAGGCGCGGTTCCGGAAGGTGGAAGTGGCGGGGGAAGGTCCGGCCGGCGCCGCGTGA
- a CDS encoding DUF6101 family protein, translated as MDGSLPVQPDPYVRIERPSAPGAWPVRFRDRDDGSDAGVRAVELHPDHIVLRRHVAGIPMKLSLRLASYQGVAVRLLDEEGEGVTLVLAHADPSLEVTLFAAPTPDDVVAEWRGWAGALGLPMLVTKLDGTVEAAYPMLGRLVVARTIPRRRRRGALKHRRPTIFMRRAATRPGKTNVVHRGECEISARD; from the coding sequence GTGGACGGGAGCCTTCCCGTCCAGCCGGACCCTTATGTCCGTATCGAACGGCCGTCCGCCCCTGGCGCATGGCCGGTCCGCTTCCGGGATCGCGACGACGGCTCCGACGCCGGCGTGCGCGCGGTGGAGCTCCATCCCGACCATATCGTGCTGCGTCGCCATGTCGCCGGTATTCCGATGAAGCTGAGCCTGCGGCTCGCCTCCTATCAGGGCGTCGCGGTGCGGTTGCTCGACGAGGAAGGCGAGGGCGTGACGCTGGTACTGGCGCATGCCGATCCCTCGCTCGAAGTCACGCTGTTCGCGGCGCCGACGCCGGACGATGTCGTCGCCGAATGGCGCGGCTGGGCCGGGGCCCTCGGCCTCCCGATGCTGGTGACGAAGCTCGACGGTACGGTCGAGGCCGCCTATCCGATGCTCGGCCGCCTGGTGGTGGCTCGGACCATCCCGCGTCGCCGCCGCCGCGGCGCGCTGAAGCACCGCCGCCCCACCATCTTCATGCGCCGCGCCGCGACCCGGCCCGGCAAGACGAACGTCGTCCATCGCGGCGAGTGCGAGATCAGCGCGCGGGATTGA
- a CDS encoding 3'(2'),5'-bisphosphate nucleotidase CysQ — protein MLDKVLRVKGPLALAHLALRAYAHGMDDHSHTLPAGDGASLPDPLADPAFAARHMADAVVAAGAVAVAMFRAGVKSWSKAGDSPVTEADIAVDTMLRDRLTLLAPGYGWLSEETADDPSRLTRERLWIVDPIDGTRAYMHGGSDWTVSVALVERGRPIAAALYAPVTDELFVAVTGGGTTRNAQPVTVSSAGALPGIRIDGPVPFVDRLMGDTPFIRLPRIRSLALRIARVATGEVDAALASPNGHDWDLAAADLLVHEAGGRLTTLDGLPLVYNAPVPRHGALVSAGAALHALLVAAAH, from the coding sequence ATGCTTGACAAAGTGTTGCGCGTCAAAGGCCCGCTCGCGCTTGCGCATCTCGCCTTGCGCGCTTATGCGCACGGGATGGACGATCATTCGCACACATTGCCGGCCGGGGACGGTGCCTCGCTGCCCGATCCGCTGGCGGATCCCGCCTTTGCCGCGCGCCACATGGCCGATGCCGTGGTCGCCGCCGGCGCGGTGGCGGTGGCGATGTTCCGCGCCGGGGTAAAGTCCTGGTCGAAGGCCGGGGATTCCCCGGTCACCGAGGCCGACATCGCCGTCGACACCATGCTGCGCGACCGCCTGACCCTGCTTGCGCCCGGCTATGGCTGGCTGTCGGAGGAGACCGCGGACGATCCGTCGCGCCTCACGCGCGAGCGGCTCTGGATCGTCGATCCGATCGACGGCACCCGCGCCTATATGCACGGCGGCTCGGACTGGACGGTCTCGGTGGCGCTGGTAGAGCGCGGGCGTCCGATCGCCGCCGCGCTCTACGCCCCGGTCACCGACGAACTGTTCGTCGCGGTAACCGGCGGCGGCACCACGCGAAATGCGCAGCCGGTTACCGTCTCGAGCGCTGGCGCGCTGCCCGGTATCAGGATCGACGGACCGGTGCCGTTCGTCGACCGGCTGATGGGCGACACACCGTTCATCCGCCTGCCGCGCATCCGCTCGCTCGCCTTGCGCATTGCGCGGGTGGCGACCGGAGAGGTTGACGCTGCGCTTGCCTCGCCCAACGGGCATGATTGGGACCTTGCCGCCGCCGACCTTTTGGTGCACGAAGCAGGGGGCCGCCTCACCACGCTCGACGGCCTCCCGCTCGTCTATAACGCGCCCGTGCCGCGTCATGGCGCCCTGGTGTCGGCCGGCGCCGCGCTGCACGCGCTGCTTGTGGCGGCGGCACATTGA
- a CDS encoding DUF4170 domain-containing protein, giving the protein MTEITTSPQLLHLVFGGELESIDGVTFRDIAGLDIVGIYPNYATAFAAWKGKAQQTVDNAHMRYFIVHLHRLLDPDATPKPTGG; this is encoded by the coding sequence ATGACTGAGATCACGACCAGCCCACAGCTCCTGCACCTGGTGTTCGGCGGCGAGCTCGAGAGCATTGACGGCGTGACCTTCCGGGACATCGCCGGGCTCGACATCGTCGGCATCTATCCGAACTATGCCACCGCCTTCGCTGCCTGGAAGGGCAAGGCCCAGCAGACCGTCGATAATGCGCATATGCGCTATTTCATCGTGCATCTGCACCGGCTGCTCGATCCCGATGCGACGCCGAAGCCCACCGGCGGCTGA